The window CGGCATAAGACTTGCCATGGGCGCGGCAGAATTCCGTCCGGCCCACCTCGAACCAATAGAGATAATTGGCGTAATAAGCGACTCCCATCTGGTCGGTATCGCCATACCGGACCCTCAGGGTGTACGGGTATTCGGAGGACATCGGAACTACCTCCTCTTCGGTGCGGATTCGGGCCTCCCGGGGAAAGGCTGCGAGGAATACACAGGAGTTAGGGAGGCAAGTGCGGTCTTTTCTGTAATTATATATAAATTCGCACCCTGAGGCAAGAAATTTTTATCATTCCGATGGTTTCAGGAGCAAGAAATAATTCTCACCTGCATTTATTCATGTGATCGGCCATAAGACAGTCCGATGGCACCACATCGTATCCTTTCCGCTCCAGTTCGGCGGCGAGCTCTTCATTCTCCGCCCCGGGCTGGAACCAGACCACGGGCCTGAAGGGCAGCCTCTCCAGGTCGGCCGCCACATTTCCCTGCTGTTTTGCCGAAAGGAACAGGGCGACCACGTCCACCTCTCCTTCGAGAAACTCGAGCCCGGCGGCGCAGAGGCGCCCCAGAATCTCCGTCCCGGCGTACCCCGGGTTCACGGGATAAAGGGTGAAGCCCGCCCCGGCAAGATAGTTCATCACCCGGAAGACGGGCCGGTCCTCCTTCGGCGAGGCTCCCACCACCGCCACCCGGGACGGGGTGCATACGAACCTCTCGAGAATCTCTTCTTTTTTCACCAGGAATCACCTCTCAGAAAAAAATCGGTCCACTCCCGTTCATTATACTCTCCCCCGAATTTGCGGACGCCCCCCTTCATCCGTTGGCAACAACGGAAAATACATGTATAATTTCCTCGTTCCGCGGAGGGCTGTCCGAGTGGTCTATGGTGGCTGACTTGAAATCAGCCGGGCGAAAGCCCCGGGGGTTCGAATCCCTCGCCCTCCGCCATTTTTCTCCAAAGCGGCAGCTTCGACAAACAAAGAGACGAAAGCCCCGCCGGTCAGCCGGCGGGGCTTTCGTGCAGCAGATGGTCAGCTTCGGAAGACAGTTTCGCCCCCCGCTACTCCACCACGTTTTCCAGGGTTCCGATCCCTTCGATCTTCACCTGCATGACGTCTCCCTTTTTCACGGGGCCGATGCCTGACGGAGTGCCGGTGATGATCACGTCGCCCGGCAGGAGGGTCATGACTTTCGAGATGTGGCTCACCAGGACGTCCACCGGAAAGATGAAGTTGCTCGTCCTGGAGCGCTGGACCTGCTTCCCGTTGAGGAACATGCCGATCTCGAGGTCGGAGGGGTCGATTCCGGCAACAATCCACGGCCCCAGGGGGCAGAAGGTATCGAAGGACT is drawn from Aminivibrio sp. and contains these coding sequences:
- a CDS encoding CoA-binding protein, whose amino-acid sequence is MKKEEILERFVCTPSRVAVVGASPKEDRPVFRVMNYLAGAGFTLYPVNPGYAGTEILGRLCAAGLEFLEGEVDVVALFLSAKQQGNVAADLERLPFRPVVWFQPGAENEELAAELERKGYDVVPSDCLMADHMNKCR